The Streptomyces seoulensis genome contains a region encoding:
- a CDS encoding chorismate mutase, with amino-acid sequence MTTATPQTGPERTIDDARERIDALDDRIIGLVQERMAVSAVVQQTRIASGGRRVSLSREMEILGRYRDALGKPGTALAMTLLELCRGRI; translated from the coding sequence ATGACCACCGCCACCCCGCAGACCGGCCCCGAGCGCACCATCGACGACGCCCGTGAGCGGATCGACGCGCTCGACGACCGGATCATCGGTCTCGTCCAGGAACGGATGGCCGTCTCCGCCGTGGTCCAGCAGACCCGGATCGCCTCCGGCGGGCGCCGGGTGAGCCTGTCGCGCGAGATGGAGATCCTCGGCCGCTACCGGGACGCCCTCGGCAAGCCCGGCACCGCGCTCGCCATGACCCTGCTGGAGCTGTGCCGGGGTCGCATCTGA